From one Colletotrichum destructivum chromosome 3, complete sequence genomic stretch:
- a CDS encoding Putative major facilitator superfamily, MFS transporter superfamily, translated as MFFKKRNEAAVGTTTPSTDRPASSRTSKTPDDDDDQQRPHHQPAQHALAHTSTTRSEIQYPSGLKLFLIMLSILVSMFLVALDRLIIATAVPQITDDFHSVTDIGWYGSAYLLTTCAFQLLFGKLYAFFPIKTVFLASIGLFELGSAVCGAAPSSVAFIVGRALAGIGGGGIFAGTIVVMIHSVPLHRRPKYQGAFGAVFGIASVVGPLLGGAFTSKATWRWCFYINLPLGGVALLVIVLVLRPPEQDLGGASLWEKLRQLDFAGTTVLVPGVVCLLLALQWGGVEYAWNNPRMIALLVLAAVLLVSFVAVQILLPETATVPPRIMRNRSIAFASWAAFFNGGHMMIFAYFLPIYFQAIQGVSAVDSGIRTLPLVLSMTVFAIVSGGVITRLGYYTPVMLLGTCILAVGAGLLTTLQVHTGAAKWAGYQVIYGIGMGMSFQAPNLAAQTVLKIKDVPVGTSIMFFSQTLGGAIFISVGQNVLNNELVKRIRGIPGLDGIDLKGSGATTLTKLPAEVRDPVLETYNDALRVVFVVGLVLACSVLIGAGGMEWKSVKKEQQAKAKAMADAEVAETALAGGISGVVAAASVAGGQREEKEADDESEKELDDEKIRERVADGHAIPVRMEKESDNSTVSPRQEDEVTTVGSELGATKNN; from the exons ATGTTCTTCAAAAAGCGCAACGAGGCCGCCGTTGGCACAACGACACCGTCGACAGACCGGCCCGCCTCATCGCGCACGAGCAAGACCcccgatgatgacgatgaccAACAGCGGCCGCATCACCAGCCTGCTCAGCACGCCCTCGCGCACACCTCGACAACTCGCTCCGAGATCCAGTACCCGTCCGGCCTCAAGCTCTTTCTCATCATGCTCTCCATCTTGGTGTCCATGTTCCTCGTCGCATTG GATcgcctcatcatcgccaccgcGGTGCCCCAGATCACCGACGACTTTCACTCCGTCACCGATATAGGCTGGTACGGCTCCGCCTACCTCCTCACCACCTGCGCCTTCCAGCTCCTTTTCGGCAAGCTCTACGCCTTCTTCCCTATCAAGACCGTCTTCCTCGCTTCTATCGGGCTCTTCGAGCTCGGCTCCGCCGTCTGCGGAGCTGCCCCCTCCAGcgtcgccttcatcgtcggtCGCGCTCTTGctggcatcggcggcggcggcatcttcgccggcaccatcgtcgtcatgaTCCATTCTGTCCCgctccaccgccgccccaAGTACCAGGGCGCCTttggcgccgtcttcggcattGCCTCTGTTGTCGGCCCcctgctgggcggcgccTTTACAAGCAAGGCCACGTGGCGTTGGTGTTTCTACATCAACTTgcccctcggcggcgtcgccctgctggtcatcgtcctcgtgCTGAGGCCGCCCGAGCAGGATCTTGGGGGCGCCTCGCTGTGGGAAAAGTTAAGGCAGCTGGATTTTGCTGGGACGACAGTGCTTGTGCCGGGCGTCGTATGTCTTCTCTTAGCGTTGCAGTGGGGAGGCGTCGAGTACGCG TGGAACAACCCGCGAATGAtcgctctcctcgtcctcgccgccgtcctccttgtctccttcgtcgccgtccagaTCCTCCTCCCAGAAACCGCCACTGTGCCCCCCCGCATCATGCGCAACCGctccatcgccttcgcctcctGGGCCGCTTTTTTCAACGGCGGACACATGATGATTTTCGCCTACTTCCTCCCTATCTACTTCCAGGCCATCCAGGGTGTCTCTGCCGTCGATTCCGGCATCCGCACCCTCCCGCTCGTCCTTTCCATGACCGTCTTCGCTATCGTCTCGGGCGGTGTCATCACCCGCCTCGGTTACTACACCCCGGTCATGCTGCTGGGAACCTGCAtcctggccgtcggcgccggcttgcTCACCACCCTCCAGGTTCACACGGGCGCCGCGAAGTGGGCGGGCTACCAGGTCATCTACGGCATCGGCATGGGCATGTCTTTCCAGGCGCCTAATCTCGCCGCACAGACGGTCCTGAAGATCAAGGACGTGCCCGTGGGTACGAGCATCATGTTCTTCTCCCAGAcgctgggcggcgccatcttcatctcggtCGGGCAAAACGTGCTCAACAACGAGCTCGTAAAGCGCATCAGGGGCATCCCGGGGCTTGACGGCATCGACCTCAAGGGCTCGGGCGCCACGACGCTGACGAAGCTGCCAGCCGAGGTGAGGGATCCCGTGCTGGAGACATACAACGATGCGCTACGGGTCGTCTTTGTCGTCGGCCTGGTACTGGCCTGTTCTGTTCTGATCGGCGCGGGCGGAATGGAGTGGAAGAGCGTGAagaaggagcagcaggccaaggcTAAGGCGATGGCGGACGCGGAGGTGGCGGAGACGGCCCTTGCTGGTGGAATTTCCGGTGTCGTAGCGGCTGCTTCTGTTGCCGGAGGAcagagggaagagaaggaagccgACGATGAGAGTGAGAAGGAGCTAGATGATGAGAAGATTCGGGAACGCGTCGCGGATGGTCATGCCATTCCCGTCAGAATGGAAAAGGAGTCGGACAACAGTACCGTCTCTCCTCGtcaggaggacgaggtgACCACTGTCGGGTCGGAGCTTGGAGCAACAAAGAATAACTAG